The following proteins come from a genomic window of Pangasianodon hypophthalmus isolate fPanHyp1 chromosome 24, fPanHyp1.pri, whole genome shotgun sequence:
- the cdca2 gene encoding cell division cycle-associated protein 2 isoform X2, with amino-acid sequence MESEAGMENRTPLGTLTPSQQNGENGALDFSKLTPSQFGITPNSFTAFPKDKDKSRVAQLKARRRSTIGVRGSPETNSLICFRAKQAMKTPPRTPPHLLESPLFSGRDSIKQKMAAFQRLMGTDEENTGRSASLMKEGKEEEEEEGARHTQSDADGGSEERENRLAPVTPPQPKRRRRGTPHRGLWEEQIEEEEPLSELTHTPKHEQQVEFKSPKMAPSLGLGLSLGLDSQSQLMSLPMLSKPELIKTGDVEVSSVSKRKRVRFGAPLSPEFFDKTLPPSTPLQKGATPSRPPSSTGRKHSLLKTPQRFEPPLPQPDFSSPVRSAASPVLTTHTYSDGGLDSDEVFLDNQKISFPNMDEEFDNPPVDSKASAEISELTAHHEPLAKDAEITDTAFEEEEEETRLSFAATPDPPAHPPTEPELNTEQGDRLRPLKTAESSAEAPRSRGRKRKQPAESETTETRRSSRSAAVSAKGKLKTSSAKKRFGTKEVDRSLYGKRDYASKNPLLSPIIESAASSLSSTPTQPRTGENPDSSPAPAPSTKQSKTASSGTTADLVAAAALWRSRFLHQAKNSDSDSNLTDESERSVLTDAPVQSEASVESSVVPAGRRASTGRAGRGRRNSASRRRSWSDPKAKDEREVREQKTEVHQSESHESIQEEDPAGEQSISEKLNRRTERKSEPKTPSGGRQRGRKSARTKNSSVAEEEEEQLEERRGLEKTCQETVESSGSEKEEVEKNDEDGRQTSGHEVEEKNNEDGRQTSGHEVEEKKDEDSNPSLAPLENLEPWQQPDFCIEDVLKPVAKSRGSVRRSLRHRRSMDVLAKGLAWVEHTSPQMITTNQRRRTRGRLSAVSQPPPFPDSEETPTNQ; translated from the exons ATGGAGAGTGAGGCAGGCATGGAGAACCGAACACCGCTGGGCACGCTGACTCCCTCGCAACAGAACGGCGAAAACGGGGCTCTGGATTTCTCCAAGCTCACGCCGTCTCAGTTCGGCATTACCCCGAACAGTTTCACAGCTTTCCCCAAAGACAAAG ATAAATCCAGAGTGGCACAGCTGAAGGCGAGGAGGAGATCCACAATCGGCGTGAGAGGATCCCCTGAAACCAATTCTCTTATCTGCTTCAGAGCCAAGCAGGCCATGAAGACGCCTCCTCGCACCCCTCCG CACTTGTTGGAGAGTCCGCTGTTTTCGGGCCGCGACTCCATAAAGCAGAAGATGGCTGCTTTCCAGCGTCTGATGGGAACGGACGAGGAGAATACGGGACGCTCTGCCTCGCTGATGAAGGAGgggaaggaggaagaggaggaggagggagcgAGACACACCCAGTCTG ATGCCGATGGCGGTtcggaggagagagagaaccgGCTCGCTCCTGTAACCCCTCCTCAGCCGAAGAGACGCCGCAGGGGAACGCCTCACCGCGGTTTGTGGGAGGAGCAGATCGAGGAGGAGGAGCCGCTTTCCGAGCTCACGCACACTCCCAAACACGAGCAGCAG GTGGAGTTCAAAAGCCCGAAGATGGcaccgagtctgggtttggGTTTGAGTTTGGGTTTGGACTCGCAGTCTCAGCTCATGTCTTTACCCATGCTGTCAAAGCCCGAGCTGATCAAAACAG GTGACGTCGAGGTCTCATCCGTGTCCAAAAGGAAGCGCGTTCGTTTCGGCGCTCCCCTGTCCCCCGAGTTCTTCGATAAAACTCTCCCCCCGAGTACCCCGCTTCAGAAAGGTGCCACGCCCTCACGCCCACCATCATCCACAGGGCGCAAACACTCCCTCCTTAAAACGCCGCAGAGGTTCGAGCCGCCTCTGCCTCAGCCCGATTTCAGCAGCCCTGTAAGAAGCGCAGCATCGCCGGTCCTgactacacacacctacagcgACGGAGGACTGGACAGCGATGAGGTGTTTCTGGACAATCAAAAG ATCTCCTTCCCCAACATGGACGAGGAGTTTGATAATCCACCTGTAGACAGTAAAG CTTCAGCTGAAATCAGCGAGCTCACAGCGCATCACGAGCCACTCGCTAAAGACGCCGAAATCACGGACACTGcttttgaagaagaagaagaagaaacccgGCTTTCCTTCGCTGCTACTCCCGATCCTCCAGCACATCCTCCAACAG AACCGGAGCTCAACACTGAACAAGGAGACCGGCTTCGGCCGCTGAAGACTGCCGAGTCCTCCGCTGAAGCTCCTCGCTCTCGTGGGAGAAAGAGGAAG CAACCAGCAGAGAGCGAGACCACGGAGACCAGAAGGAGCTCTCGCTCCGCCGCCGTGTCCGCCAAGGGCAAGCTGAAG ACCTCATCAGCGAAGAAGCGATTTGGGACTAAGGAGGTGGACCGCTCGCTCTACGGCAAGAGAGACTACGCCTCCAAAAACCCTCTTCTCAGCCCCATCATCGAGTCAGCGGCCTCCAGCCTGAGCAGCACCCCGACACAACCACGTACAG GTGAGAATCCTGACTCTAGTCCTGCTCCAGCTCCCAGCACTAAACAGAGTAAAACAGCATCATCTGGCACTACGGCTGATCTGGTGGCAGCAGCTGCACTGTGGCGCAGTCGCTTCTTACATCAAGCCAAAAACAGCGACTCGGACAGTAACCTGACCGACGAGAGCGAGCGCTCTGTCCTTACAGACGCTCCCGTCCAATCAGAAGCCTCCGTGGAGTCTTCAGTCGTGCCTGCCGGTAGACGAGCGAGCACGGGTAGAGCCGGCAGAGGAAGACGAAACTCGGCGAGCCGTCGCCGGAGCTGGAGCGACCCCAAGGCTAAGGACGAGCGTGAGGTCAGAGAGCAGAAAACTGAGGTCCATCAGTCAGAATCTCACGAATCCATCCAGGAGGAGGATCCAGCAGGAGAACAGTCCATCTCTGAGAAATTAAATCGGCGCACGGAGAGGAAATCAGAACCGAAAACTCCGAGCGGGGGAAGGCAGAGAGGACGGAAGAGCGCTAGAACGAAAAATAGCTCAGTGgcggaggaagaggaggaacaGTTAGAAGAACGAAGAGGATTAGAGAAGACGTGTCAGGAAACGGTGGAATCTTCAGGAAGTGAGAAAGAAGAAGTGGAGAAGAACGATGAGGACGGGAGACAGACTTCAGGACATGAGGTAGAGGAGAAGAACAACGAGGACGGGAGACAGACTTCAGGACACGAAGTAGAGGAGAAGAAAGACGAGGACTCGAATCCGTCTTTAGCCCCCTTAGAAAACCTCGAGCCCTGGCAGCAGCCCGACTTCTGCATCGAGGACGTCCTGAAGCCCGTAGCGAAGAGTCGAGGCTCGGTGAGACGCAGCCTGAGACACCGCAGGAGCATGGACGTCCTGGCCAAAGGTCTAGCCTGGGTGGAGCACACGTCCCCGCAGATGATCACCACAAACCAGAGGAGGAGAACACGCGGCAGACTGAGCGCCGTCTCTCAGCCTCCTCCGTTTCCTGATTCCGAGGAAACGCCGACCAACCAGTAG
- the cdca2 gene encoding cell division cycle-associated protein 2 isoform X1: MESEAGMENRTPLGTLTPSQQNGENGALDFSKLTPSQFGITPNSFTAFPKDKDKSRVAQLKARRRSTIGVRGSPETNSLICFRAKQAMKTPPRTPPHLLESPLFSGRDSIKQKMAAFQRLMGTDEENTGRSASLMKEGKEEEEEEGARHTQSDADGGSEERENRLAPVTPPQPKRRRRGTPHRGLWEEQIEEEEPLSELTHTPKHEQQVEFKSPKMAPSLGLGLSLGLDSQSQLMSLPMLSKPELIKTGDVEVSSVSKRKRVRFGAPLSPEFFDKTLPPSTPLQKGATPSRPPSSTGRKHSLLKTPQRFEPPLPQPDFSSPVRSAASPVLTTHTYSDGGLDSDEVFLDNQKISFPNMDEEFDNPPVDSKASAEISELTAHHEPLAKDAEITDTAFEEEEEETRLSFAATPDPPAHPPTAEPELNTEQGDRLRPLKTAESSAEAPRSRGRKRKQPAESETTETRRSSRSAAVSAKGKLKTSSAKKRFGTKEVDRSLYGKRDYASKNPLLSPIIESAASSLSSTPTQPRTGENPDSSPAPAPSTKQSKTASSGTTADLVAAAALWRSRFLHQAKNSDSDSNLTDESERSVLTDAPVQSEASVESSVVPAGRRASTGRAGRGRRNSASRRRSWSDPKAKDEREVREQKTEVHQSESHESIQEEDPAGEQSISEKLNRRTERKSEPKTPSGGRQRGRKSARTKNSSVAEEEEEQLEERRGLEKTCQETVESSGSEKEEVEKNDEDGRQTSGHEVEEKNNEDGRQTSGHEVEEKKDEDSNPSLAPLENLEPWQQPDFCIEDVLKPVAKSRGSVRRSLRHRRSMDVLAKGLAWVEHTSPQMITTNQRRRTRGRLSAVSQPPPFPDSEETPTNQ; encoded by the exons ATGGAGAGTGAGGCAGGCATGGAGAACCGAACACCGCTGGGCACGCTGACTCCCTCGCAACAGAACGGCGAAAACGGGGCTCTGGATTTCTCCAAGCTCACGCCGTCTCAGTTCGGCATTACCCCGAACAGTTTCACAGCTTTCCCCAAAGACAAAG ATAAATCCAGAGTGGCACAGCTGAAGGCGAGGAGGAGATCCACAATCGGCGTGAGAGGATCCCCTGAAACCAATTCTCTTATCTGCTTCAGAGCCAAGCAGGCCATGAAGACGCCTCCTCGCACCCCTCCG CACTTGTTGGAGAGTCCGCTGTTTTCGGGCCGCGACTCCATAAAGCAGAAGATGGCTGCTTTCCAGCGTCTGATGGGAACGGACGAGGAGAATACGGGACGCTCTGCCTCGCTGATGAAGGAGgggaaggaggaagaggaggaggagggagcgAGACACACCCAGTCTG ATGCCGATGGCGGTtcggaggagagagagaaccgGCTCGCTCCTGTAACCCCTCCTCAGCCGAAGAGACGCCGCAGGGGAACGCCTCACCGCGGTTTGTGGGAGGAGCAGATCGAGGAGGAGGAGCCGCTTTCCGAGCTCACGCACACTCCCAAACACGAGCAGCAG GTGGAGTTCAAAAGCCCGAAGATGGcaccgagtctgggtttggGTTTGAGTTTGGGTTTGGACTCGCAGTCTCAGCTCATGTCTTTACCCATGCTGTCAAAGCCCGAGCTGATCAAAACAG GTGACGTCGAGGTCTCATCCGTGTCCAAAAGGAAGCGCGTTCGTTTCGGCGCTCCCCTGTCCCCCGAGTTCTTCGATAAAACTCTCCCCCCGAGTACCCCGCTTCAGAAAGGTGCCACGCCCTCACGCCCACCATCATCCACAGGGCGCAAACACTCCCTCCTTAAAACGCCGCAGAGGTTCGAGCCGCCTCTGCCTCAGCCCGATTTCAGCAGCCCTGTAAGAAGCGCAGCATCGCCGGTCCTgactacacacacctacagcgACGGAGGACTGGACAGCGATGAGGTGTTTCTGGACAATCAAAAG ATCTCCTTCCCCAACATGGACGAGGAGTTTGATAATCCACCTGTAGACAGTAAAG CTTCAGCTGAAATCAGCGAGCTCACAGCGCATCACGAGCCACTCGCTAAAGACGCCGAAATCACGGACACTGcttttgaagaagaagaagaagaaacccgGCTTTCCTTCGCTGCTACTCCCGATCCTCCAGCACATCCTCCAACAG CAGAACCGGAGCTCAACACTGAACAAGGAGACCGGCTTCGGCCGCTGAAGACTGCCGAGTCCTCCGCTGAAGCTCCTCGCTCTCGTGGGAGAAAGAGGAAG CAACCAGCAGAGAGCGAGACCACGGAGACCAGAAGGAGCTCTCGCTCCGCCGCCGTGTCCGCCAAGGGCAAGCTGAAG ACCTCATCAGCGAAGAAGCGATTTGGGACTAAGGAGGTGGACCGCTCGCTCTACGGCAAGAGAGACTACGCCTCCAAAAACCCTCTTCTCAGCCCCATCATCGAGTCAGCGGCCTCCAGCCTGAGCAGCACCCCGACACAACCACGTACAG GTGAGAATCCTGACTCTAGTCCTGCTCCAGCTCCCAGCACTAAACAGAGTAAAACAGCATCATCTGGCACTACGGCTGATCTGGTGGCAGCAGCTGCACTGTGGCGCAGTCGCTTCTTACATCAAGCCAAAAACAGCGACTCGGACAGTAACCTGACCGACGAGAGCGAGCGCTCTGTCCTTACAGACGCTCCCGTCCAATCAGAAGCCTCCGTGGAGTCTTCAGTCGTGCCTGCCGGTAGACGAGCGAGCACGGGTAGAGCCGGCAGAGGAAGACGAAACTCGGCGAGCCGTCGCCGGAGCTGGAGCGACCCCAAGGCTAAGGACGAGCGTGAGGTCAGAGAGCAGAAAACTGAGGTCCATCAGTCAGAATCTCACGAATCCATCCAGGAGGAGGATCCAGCAGGAGAACAGTCCATCTCTGAGAAATTAAATCGGCGCACGGAGAGGAAATCAGAACCGAAAACTCCGAGCGGGGGAAGGCAGAGAGGACGGAAGAGCGCTAGAACGAAAAATAGCTCAGTGgcggaggaagaggaggaacaGTTAGAAGAACGAAGAGGATTAGAGAAGACGTGTCAGGAAACGGTGGAATCTTCAGGAAGTGAGAAAGAAGAAGTGGAGAAGAACGATGAGGACGGGAGACAGACTTCAGGACATGAGGTAGAGGAGAAGAACAACGAGGACGGGAGACAGACTTCAGGACACGAAGTAGAGGAGAAGAAAGACGAGGACTCGAATCCGTCTTTAGCCCCCTTAGAAAACCTCGAGCCCTGGCAGCAGCCCGACTTCTGCATCGAGGACGTCCTGAAGCCCGTAGCGAAGAGTCGAGGCTCGGTGAGACGCAGCCTGAGACACCGCAGGAGCATGGACGTCCTGGCCAAAGGTCTAGCCTGGGTGGAGCACACGTCCCCGCAGATGATCACCACAAACCAGAGGAGGAGAACACGCGGCAGACTGAGCGCCGTCTCTCAGCCTCCTCCGTTTCCTGATTCCGAGGAAACGCCGACCAACCAGTAG